A genomic window from Flintibacter sp. KGMB00164 includes:
- a CDS encoding AAA family ATPase: MKKLCTIDANTLQSVDYEPISFLVEDLLPPGLHLLAGAPKIGKSWLALWLCLQVAQGQPLWNFSTRPCEVLYLCLEDSFQRIQSRLFDLTEDAPSTLHFAVMSEQLHNGLVDQMEHFLQEHPATGLVVIDTLQRIRSTGNEANPYANDYRDIGVLKALADRHRIAVLLVHHLRKMNDDDPMNMISGTTGLSGATDSNFVLRKSKRRENTATLYCTGRDIAYRELSLEFSSETHVWNLLSDDGEQTGQPAGRIIFLLSALMREQSEICVPAKGLLEKIDPDGIEGFSPNSVSRQIRKSVAALRHSGISVTFRKSNGERLICLRRVDRVDNSPTRNIVPIDPVEEAVEDDAPGSAARKSSS; encoded by the coding sequence GTGAAAAAATTATGTACCATTGATGCCAATACCTTGCAGTCCGTTGACTACGAACCGATTTCCTTTCTGGTGGAGGACCTGCTGCCTCCGGGTCTGCACCTGCTGGCGGGAGCACCAAAGATCGGCAAGTCCTGGCTGGCGCTGTGGCTGTGCCTCCAGGTAGCTCAGGGGCAACCCCTCTGGAACTTCTCCACTCGCCCGTGTGAAGTCCTCTATCTCTGCCTGGAGGACAGCTTCCAGCGTATTCAAAGCCGACTCTTTGATCTCACCGAAGACGCGCCATCGACGCTGCACTTCGCTGTGATGTCCGAACAGCTCCACAACGGGTTGGTAGATCAAATGGAGCATTTTCTCCAAGAACATCCTGCCACCGGACTGGTGGTCATCGACACGCTCCAGCGTATCCGATCCACTGGGAATGAGGCAAACCCCTACGCCAATGACTATCGGGACATTGGTGTTCTGAAGGCACTGGCAGACCGGCACCGCATTGCGGTACTGCTGGTCCATCATCTGCGAAAGATGAACGACGATGATCCCATGAACATGATCTCGGGTACCACAGGCTTAAGCGGCGCGACGGATTCCAACTTTGTACTCCGCAAAAGTAAGCGCAGAGAGAATACCGCTACCCTCTACTGCACTGGCAGGGACATCGCCTACCGGGAGCTGTCTCTGGAATTCAGCAGTGAAACTCATGTCTGGAACCTTCTCTCAGATGACGGTGAGCAGACAGGACAGCCAGCAGGACGGATCATCTTTCTTCTCTCTGCACTGATGCGGGAGCAGTCTGAAATTTGCGTCCCTGCCAAGGGGCTGTTGGAAAAGATCGACCCTGACGGTATCGAGGGATTTTCCCCGAACAGCGTTTCCCGTCAGATTCGCAAAAGCGTTGCCGCACTAAGGCACAGCGGCATTTCGGTGACCTTCCGCAAGAGCAATGGCGAGCGGCTCATCTGCCTGCGTAGGGTCGATAGGGTCGATAATTCCCCTACCAGAAACATCGTCCCTATCGACCCTGTTGAGGAAGCTGTCGAAGATGATGCGCCTGGTTCTGCCGCGAGAAAATCCTCGTCCTGA
- a CDS encoding DUF6076 domain-containing protein, translating into MMYYMNHDAVDYFRVDFTPDESIVGGKYYPLGTFAAEALECGWNVSGEIHQMLKRFQEEFQVFLAARDPSSAATALHAMRQLWKVLEELPLYNKLLAGDHRMSALIPYLRRHPDILDEMLTPGTPHNEAYTRWMGKLERLEDDLRAFVRNTNWMLEEFFQELPTRRRQDYIKAYAGYRSVMEEAMNQKKDREDEGEEWEDGTVDLDTVTFDYPVNISLVPVKESKSHRLTLAEQMTFENLTSFLYMDLYKGMAAGNLPRRCAHCRRWFLAVGGYDTRYCDRVVPGTGGKTCRKVGAHEREKEKQKTETASREYSRIYNRLKARKRRGRITTDEWNRQVVQAQELKDAFLARQITQNEYVQKLEAL; encoded by the coding sequence ATGATGTACTACATGAATCATGACGCCGTGGATTATTTTCGAGTGGATTTCACACCGGACGAGAGTATTGTGGGCGGGAAATATTATCCCCTGGGAACCTTCGCGGCGGAGGCGCTGGAGTGCGGGTGGAATGTCTCCGGGGAGATTCACCAGATGTTGAAACGCTTTCAGGAGGAGTTCCAGGTCTTTCTGGCGGCCAGAGATCCATCCAGCGCGGCTACGGCGCTCCATGCTATGCGGCAGTTGTGGAAGGTACTGGAGGAGCTGCCGCTATACAACAAGCTGCTGGCAGGTGATCACCGGATGTCCGCGCTGATTCCCTATCTGCGCAGACACCCGGATATTCTGGATGAGATGCTGACACCGGGGACGCCTCATAATGAGGCGTACACCCGGTGGATGGGGAAACTGGAGCGGCTGGAAGATGACCTGCGGGCCTTTGTCAGAAATACGAATTGGATGTTGGAGGAGTTCTTTCAGGAGCTTCCTACCCGGAGGCGGCAGGACTACATCAAGGCTTATGCCGGTTACCGGAGCGTCATGGAAGAGGCGATGAACCAAAAGAAGGACAGAGAAGACGAGGGAGAAGAGTGGGAGGACGGTACTGTGGACCTAGATACGGTCACCTTTGATTACCCTGTGAACATTTCTCTGGTACCGGTTAAGGAATCCAAGTCCCACCGTTTGACGCTGGCAGAGCAGATGACCTTTGAGAATCTCACCAGCTTTCTGTACATGGATCTGTACAAGGGAATGGCTGCCGGAAATCTGCCCCGCCGCTGTGCCCATTGCCGCAGGTGGTTTCTGGCGGTAGGAGGATACGATACCCGATACTGTGACCGAGTGGTACCGGGAACTGGCGGCAAAACTTGTAGGAAGGTAGGAGCTCATGAGCGGGAGAAGGAAAAGCAGAAGACTGAAACCGCTTCTCGGGAGTATAGCCGGATCTACAACCGGCTGAAGGCACGTAAGCGGCGGGGCCGGATTACCACGGATGAGTGGAACCGACAGGTAGTCCAGGCTCAGGAGCTGAAGGATGCTTTTCTGGCAAGGCAGATTACCCAGAATGAGTATGTGCAAAAATTGGAGGCCCTGTGA
- a CDS encoding oligopeptide transporter, OPT family — MEEKKFQPYVPADKVMPEFTVVSIVLGAILAIVFGGANAYLGLRVGMTVSASIPAAVISMGVIRKILRRDSILENNMVQTIGSAGESVAAGAIFTLPALFMWAKEGMGNAPGLVEIGLIALCGGVLGVLMMIPLRSALIVKEHGVLAYPEGQACAEVLIAGEEGGAKASTVFSGLGIAAVYKFIADGLKIFPSEITYDISAYKGSGVGIDVLPALAGVGYICGAKVSSYLFAGGILGWLVIMPLMVLFGGDAVMFPVTDMTINELVAANGVSALWSNYLRYIGAGAVACGGVLSLIKSLPLIVRTFKDAMGDYGKGRTVSTLRTEQDIPMKVVLLGVLLVAIVLWLVPAIPLNLFTALIVIVFGFFFATVSSRMVGLIGSSNNPVSGMAIATLLISTMLLKATGTVGIEGMTAAIVIGGIICVIAAIAGDTSQDLKTGFLVGATPKKQQIGELIGVAVSSVAIGAILYLLSMAWGGYGSNDLPAPQAMLMKMIVEGVMGGNLPWNMVFAGVFIAIVVEVLGIPVLPFAIGLYLPIYLSVPMMLGGALRWFLEKRKYASEKDKNDTVQSGVLYSSGLIAGEGIVGILLAVLAIIPAGMSDEGVALYVSDKINFSEVFSIGNIGGLICFAVILFTIYLFATKDSKKK, encoded by the coding sequence GTGGAAGAGAAAAAATTCCAACCCTATGTCCCCGCGGACAAGGTGATGCCGGAATTTACCGTGGTTTCCATTGTGTTGGGCGCTATTCTGGCCATCGTCTTTGGCGGCGCCAACGCCTACCTGGGACTGCGCGTAGGCATGACCGTTTCCGCATCCATCCCCGCGGCTGTTATTTCCATGGGCGTCATCCGCAAGATCCTGCGGCGTGATTCCATCCTGGAAAATAACATGGTGCAGACCATCGGCTCCGCCGGTGAGTCCGTGGCCGCCGGTGCCATCTTCACCCTGCCTGCTCTGTTTATGTGGGCCAAGGAAGGCATGGGCAACGCTCCCGGCCTGGTGGAGATCGGCCTGATTGCCCTGTGCGGCGGCGTACTGGGCGTGCTGATGATGATCCCCCTGCGCAGCGCTCTGATCGTCAAGGAGCACGGCGTGCTGGCTTACCCCGAGGGACAGGCCTGCGCCGAGGTTCTGATCGCCGGTGAAGAGGGCGGCGCCAAGGCGTCCACCGTGTTCTCCGGTCTGGGCATCGCTGCCGTCTACAAGTTCATTGCCGACGGCCTGAAGATCTTCCCCAGCGAGATCACCTATGATATCTCCGCTTACAAGGGCTCCGGTGTGGGCATCGACGTGCTGCCCGCCCTGGCCGGCGTGGGCTATATCTGCGGCGCCAAGGTATCCTCTTACCTGTTCGCCGGCGGTATCCTGGGCTGGCTGGTCATCATGCCTCTGATGGTTCTGTTCGGCGGCGACGCTGTCATGTTCCCCGTCACCGACATGACCATCAACGAGCTGGTGGCTGCTAACGGCGTGTCCGCCCTGTGGAGCAACTACCTGCGCTACATTGGCGCCGGTGCCGTGGCCTGCGGCGGCGTGCTCAGCCTCATCAAGTCCCTGCCTCTGATCGTGCGCACCTTCAAGGACGCCATGGGCGACTACGGCAAGGGCCGCACCGTCAGCACCCTGCGTACCGAGCAGGACATCCCCATGAAGGTCGTTCTGCTGGGCGTGCTGCTGGTGGCCATCGTGCTGTGGCTGGTTCCCGCTATCCCCCTGAACCTGTTCACCGCTCTGATCGTCATTGTCTTCGGCTTCTTCTTTGCCACCGTGTCCTCCCGGATGGTGGGCCTCATTGGTTCTTCCAATAACCCCGTCTCCGGCATGGCCATTGCTACCCTGCTCATCTCCACCATGCTGCTGAAGGCCACCGGCACCGTTGGCATTGAGGGCATGACCGCTGCCATCGTCATCGGCGGCATCATCTGCGTCATCGCCGCCATCGCCGGCGATACCTCTCAGGACCTGAAGACCGGCTTCCTGGTTGGCGCTACCCCCAAGAAGCAGCAGATCGGCGAGCTGATCGGCGTTGCGGTTTCCTCCGTGGCCATCGGCGCTATCCTGTACCTGCTGAGCATGGCTTGGGGCGGCTACGGCTCCAACGACCTGCCCGCTCCTCAGGCGATGCTGATGAAGATGATCGTCGAGGGCGTTATGGGCGGCAACCTGCCCTGGAACATGGTGTTCGCCGGCGTGTTCATCGCCATCGTGGTAGAGGTGCTGGGCATCCCCGTGCTGCCCTTCGCCATCGGCCTGTATCTGCCCATCTACCTGTCCGTGCCCATGATGCTGGGCGGCGCTCTGCGCTGGTTCCTGGAGAAGCGTAAGTACGCCTCTGAGAAGGACAAGAACGACACCGTGCAGTCCGGCGTGCTGTACTCCTCCGGCCTCATCGCCGGCGAGGGTATCGTGGGCATCCTGCTGGCCGTGCTGGCTATCATCCCCGCTGGTATGAGCGATGAAGGCGTTGCTCTGTATGTCAGCGACAAGATCAACTTCAGCGAGGTCTTCAGCATCGGCAACATCGGCGGTCTCATCTGCTTTGCCGTCATCCTGTTCACCATCTATCTCTTCGCCACCAAGGACAGCAAGAAGAAGTAA
- a CDS encoding PqqD family protein, with the protein MAKKKSENYLDFIPVINPKNDWSEGEDGIVTIHMVHRGFYATIAQKVFHTPRVSHIKLDEYGSFLWKRINGERTVGQLAQQLKEQFGDQAEPLYDRLVKYMQILRNNEFILFRGKDKVKE; encoded by the coding sequence ATGGCCAAGAAAAAGAGCGAGAACTATTTGGATTTCATCCCCGTTATCAACCCTAAAAATGACTGGAGCGAGGGCGAGGACGGTATTGTCACCATCCATATGGTCCACCGGGGCTTCTACGCTACCATCGCCCAGAAGGTCTTCCACACGCCCCGAGTCAGCCACATCAAGCTGGACGAGTACGGCAGCTTTCTGTGGAAGCGGATCAACGGCGAACGCACGGTGGGTCAACTGGCCCAGCAGCTGAAGGAACAGTTCGGCGACCAGGCCGAACCTCTCTACGATCGACTGGTAAAATATATGCAGATCCTGCGCAACAACGAGTTTATCCTGTTTCGCGGAAAGGACAAGGTGAAGGAATGA
- a CDS encoding helix-turn-helix transcriptional regulator encodes MLAARDWNNPDIAEHLHISVATVKRHLSVAMKKLGVARRGDLEQFMLK; translated from the coding sequence ATGCTTGCGGCCCGGGACTGGAACAACCCGGACATTGCGGAGCATCTGCATATCTCCGTGGCCACCGTTAAGCGCCACCTGTCCGTTGCCATGAAAAAGCTGGGCGTCGCCCGACGGGGTGATCTGGAACAATTTATGCTGAAATGA
- a CDS encoding S-layer homology domain-containing protein, which translates to MKKRLLYLFGLLVLVCVLTTAASAADIMPIAPEGSGTAEAPYQISSAEELYWFAGLVNGTLTDGTQQNTAAHAVLTADITINKNVLNSDGSLNGTPAYQWTPIGKDDTAIYTGTFDGSGHTVSGLYCNISSEGKTYAGLFGYIGSGGTIKNVKVADSSITASSTVADAYANAGGVCGYSTSGAVITNCSNSGSVTATTTASRATGSPVSIRARAHAGGVCGHLYGAGADVTITGCTNTGSVNATSFIHPSPGVPVETAAFAGGVCGYIYAQSGNTAITNCSSTGSVTATDTYSSANAGGVCGYHQARNGLTATITSCFSTGSVTADGASAQAGGVCGNNQASLSTAAITNCYGTGSVTATGWATYTGGVCGYNNKGTITSCYGTGSVNASGEWAYAGGVCGQNNKGTIISCYGTGSITATSTGTNTCTGGVCGYNDPISGNAGITSCYWLLGEDSPANGIGGGNGSANQVEGKTADQFASGEVAWLLNNGTQTDAPWRQNLGENGDAFPVLDAAHEAVIKVTVRDQTSDPELQTDYYGNGSYAALPVPKPDTAYFNSRDVYVDPASHSFTDREILYLKTAVTVTVVYGNGTPDRVYGFLPVAPDKTFSLPDAPTRPGYTFSGWNDGSTTYQAGASVPITASTTFTAQWTANSYKVQFDANGGSGTMDEQVFTYDREQALTANAFFRPGYTFAGWNTAADGSGTSYGDGAAVRNLTAENGGTITLYARWTAAPSGGGGSTTPSKTPSQQATDRIESAKDGSTVTVNLPANNTNLEQGVFEELSGKDVTLEISLPGGVTWTVNGQNIPQNADLSGLDLGVTMHTSTIPDNVIRSITGATNVIQFSLQHDGEFGFPLTLTVPLGTTNADLWANLYYYNEGSGELEFQSADRIASDGMAEFVFSHASDYAIVIDTESHEPVELPFTDVPEDAWYADAAAYVYKHGLMAGTSDTVFSPDVTTSRAMIATILWRMAGSPVVNYAMNYTDVAQGQWYSEAVRWATSEGVVSGYGDSFGTNDPITREQFATMLWRYAQTQGYDVSIGEDTNILSYTDAADLAEYAIPAIQWAVGAGIITGTGDGSTLSPQGQATRAQAAVMLMRFCEEYVIW; encoded by the coding sequence ATGAAAAAACGGTTGTTGTACTTATTCGGTCTTCTGGTACTGGTCTGCGTACTGACCACCGCGGCCTCGGCGGCGGACATCATGCCGATAGCGCCCGAGGGCAGCGGCACGGCGGAGGCCCCCTACCAGATCAGCTCGGCTGAGGAGCTCTACTGGTTCGCCGGGCTGGTCAACGGCACGCTGACTGACGGCACGCAGCAAAACACCGCCGCCCACGCCGTGCTGACGGCGGACATCACCATCAACAAGAATGTGCTGAACAGTGACGGCAGCCTCAACGGCACACCGGCTTACCAGTGGACGCCCATCGGCAAGGATGACACCGCCATCTACACCGGCACCTTCGACGGCAGCGGCCATACCGTCTCCGGGCTGTACTGCAATATCAGCAGCGAGGGTAAAACCTATGCCGGTCTGTTCGGCTATATCGGCAGCGGCGGCACCATAAAAAATGTGAAGGTTGCCGATAGTTCCATCACCGCCAGCTCCACCGTCGCCGACGCCTACGCCAACGCCGGCGGCGTGTGCGGGTATAGCACCAGCGGCGCTGTCATCACCAACTGCTCCAACAGCGGCAGCGTCACCGCTACCACCACCGCCAGTCGAGCAACCGGCAGCCCAGTCTCAATCAGGGCACGGGCCCACGCCGGCGGCGTCTGCGGGCACTTGTACGGGGCTGGTGCCGACGTCACGATCACAGGCTGCACGAACACCGGCAGCGTCAACGCCACCTCCTTTATCCATCCCTCCCCGGGCGTCCCAGTAGAGACCGCTGCCTTCGCCGGCGGCGTCTGCGGGTATATTTATGCCCAAAGCGGAAACACCGCCATCACCAACTGCTCCAGCACCGGCAGCGTCACTGCCACCGACACATACAGTAGTGCCAACGCCGGCGGCGTGTGCGGGTATCATCAGGCCCGAAACGGATTAACCGCCACCATCACCAGCTGCTTCAGCACCGGCAGCGTCACTGCCGACGGTGCGAGTGCCCAGGCCGGCGGCGTGTGCGGCAATAACCAGGCCTCCCTTTCTACTGCCGCCATCACCAACTGCTACGGCACCGGCAGCGTCACTGCCACCGGTTGGGCTACCTACACCGGCGGCGTGTGCGGGTATAATAATAAAGGGACCATCACCAGCTGCTACGGCACCGGCAGCGTCAACGCCAGCGGTGAGTGGGCCTACGCCGGCGGCGTGTGCGGGCAAAATAATAAAGGGACCATCATCAGCTGCTACGGCACCGGCAGCATCACAGCCACCAGCACCGGCACCAACACCTGCACCGGCGGCGTGTGCGGGTATAACGATCCCATCTCTGGCAATGCCGGCATCACCAGCTGCTACTGGCTTTTGGGTGAAGATAGCCCTGCCAACGGCATTGGCGGCGGAAACGGTTCTGCCAACCAGGTCGAAGGCAAAACCGCTGACCAATTCGCTTCCGGCGAAGTGGCGTGGCTACTGAACAACGGCACGCAAACCGACGCCCCGTGGCGGCAGAACCTGGGCGAGAACGGCGACGCATTCCCTGTTCTGGATGCCGCCCACGAAGCGGTCATAAAGGTCACGGTTCGGGATCAAACCAGTGATCCTGAACTCCAAACCGACTATTATGGAAACGGGAGCTATGCAGCCCTTCCCGTTCCCAAACCGGACACGGCGTATTTTAATAGCAGAGATGTGTATGTGGACCCGGCCAGCCATTCCTTTACCGACAGGGAGATCCTCTATCTCAAAACGGCTGTTACAGTCACCGTGGTATACGGCAACGGTACACCGGACCGTGTGTATGGTTTTCTCCCTGTTGCCCCCGACAAAACTTTTTCCCTCCCGGATGCACCCACCCGCCCCGGCTATACGTTCAGCGGCTGGAACGACGGCAGTACAACATATCAGGCCGGTGCTTCGGTGCCCATCACCGCCAGTACCACCTTCACCGCCCAGTGGACGGCCAACAGCTACAAGGTGCAGTTTGACGCCAACGGCGGCAGCGGCACCATGGATGAGCAGGTCTTCACCTACGATCGGGAACAAGCCCTTACTGCCAACGCCTTTTTCCGTCCCGGCTACACCTTTGCCGGTTGGAACACCGCCGCCGACGGCAGCGGTACTTCCTACGGAGATGGGGCTGCGGTGCGTAACCTCACCGCCGAAAACGGAGGAACCATCACCCTTTATGCCCGGTGGACAGCGGCTCCCAGCGGGGGCGGCGGCTCCACTACCCCCAGCAAGACCCCCAGCCAGCAGGCCACGGACAGGATCGAGAGCGCCAAGGACGGCAGCACCGTCACTGTCAATCTCCCTGCCAACAACACCAACCTGGAACAGGGCGTGTTTGAGGAACTGTCCGGCAAGGATGTGACCCTGGAAATCAGTCTGCCCGGCGGCGTCACCTGGACTGTCAACGGCCAGAACATCCCCCAGAACGCCGACCTCTCCGGCCTGGATCTGGGTGTGACCATGCATACCAGCACCATCCCGGACAATGTGATCCGCAGCATCACCGGGGCGACGAACGTCATTCAGTTCTCCCTCCAGCACGACGGAGAATTTGGATTCCCCCTGACGTTGACGGTGCCACTGGGCACGACCAACGCCGATCTTTGGGCCAACCTCTATTATTACAACGAAGGCAGCGGGGAATTGGAGTTCCAGTCCGCTGACAGGATCGCCTCCGACGGCATGGCGGAGTTTGTCTTCTCCCACGCCTCTGACTACGCCATCGTCATCGACACTGAAAGCCATGAGCCGGTGGAGCTGCCCTTCACCGATGTGCCGGAGGACGCATGGTATGCCGACGCCGCGGCCTATGTCTACAAGCACGGCCTCATGGCGGGCACCAGTGACACGGTATTCAGTCCCGATGTGACCACCAGCCGGGCCATGATCGCCACGATTCTGTGGCGTATGGCGGGCAGTCCTGTGGTCAATTACGCCATGAACTACACCGATGTGGCCCAGGGCCAGTGGTACTCCGAGGCCGTCCGCTGGGCCACCAGCGAGGGCGTGGTCTCCGGCTACGGGGATTCCTTCGGCACCAATGACCCCATCACCCGGGAGCAGTTTGCCACCATGCTGTGGCGCTATGCCCAGACCCAGGGCTATGATGTGTCCATCGGTGAGGACACCAACATCCTGTCCTACACGGATGCTGCGGATTTGGCCGAGTATGCCATCCCCGCCATACAGTGGGCCGTGGGCGCAGGCATCATCACCGGCACCGGCGACGGCTCCACCCTCAGCCCCCAGGGCCAGGCCACCCGCGCCCAGGCGGCGGTGATGCTCATGCGGTTTTGCGAAGAATATGTGATCTGGTAA
- a CDS encoding S-layer homology domain-containing protein codes for MRKRFLSVLCVLALCLGLLPITALAEGTAPQTLYVGNTQITSTGYWISSDNGNTWTQTQGTPTDHYIYYDGNGTLTLSGATIDGGSYSQNSYGAGIYALYSSNQSVTLTIELNGENTITGDCGIFVNAHDGDTVGTDVSLLIKNSGDNGESGSLTVTGTSNDGILIVSGTGDASLNIEKAAVTSSTDSFNKSGISVQSGVSATSAPQLSLAVDGGSLTASGTGGRGGIDFYVGSSQATSATTSLTVSNNAIVRAENGIKAERVDKPTPLGTGIVFDGTAGTVYGKVELQKDLEIASGETLTIPKGSSLNTNSKLTNNGTINVESGGAVTGETGGNGTVVSAPKITTESLSSGTVGTTYSQTLAATGENITWSVTSGNLPTGLDLSGNTISGTPTTAGTSTFTVKAENSAGSDSKEYTLTIQSATVPVTGVMLSETELSLFTGNTATLTATVQPDNAANKNVTWSSNNADVATVQNGTVTAVGAGATTITVQTQDGNHTATCQVKVTQSTYSIFADTTALNFGSAYTGYAQPAAQTVTVENTGNQPQTLTQPASTSSFEVGSLSKSELAAGEAATFTVQPKAGLSVGTYSENIAVTSSEGATVTITASFTVMRYSSGGGSSTPTKTPSDQAVDKIESAKDGSTVKITLRSGQTKLDKEVFEELAGRDVTLEISLSNGVTWTLNGQDIPKNAKFSDLDLGVTLDASTIPVSVINTITGEVDTIQLSLKHDGEFGFTMTLSAPLGKTNAGYWANLYYYNKGTKALEFQSASRIASNGTAEFAFDHASDYAIVIDTDSHEPVELSFADVPEDAWYEDAAGYVYKHGLMAGTSVTTFAPDVTTSRAMIATILWRMAGSPVVNYAMNYTDVAQGQWYSEAVRWATSEGVVSGYGDSFGTNDPITREQFATMLWRYAQTQGYDVSIGEDTNILSYTDVADLSEYAIPAMQWAVGAGIINGTGDGSTISPLGQATRAQAAVMLMQFCEEYVVW; via the coding sequence ATGCGAAAACGATTTTTGAGCGTGCTCTGCGTCCTGGCCCTCTGCCTGGGCCTGCTGCCCATCACGGCTCTGGCGGAGGGCACTGCTCCTCAAACACTGTATGTGGGCAATACGCAAATTACTTCGACTGGATACTGGATATCCTCTGACAATGGGAATACATGGACTCAGACACAAGGCACGCCGACAGATCACTACATATACTACGACGGCAACGGCACCCTGACCTTAAGCGGGGCGACGATTGATGGGGGCAGTTATAGTCAAAATTCTTATGGCGCCGGAATCTATGCTCTGTATAGCAGCAACCAATCAGTTACTCTGACCATCGAACTGAATGGAGAGAATACCATCACAGGCGACTGTGGAATTTTTGTGAATGCACATGACGGAGATACGGTAGGCACGGATGTCTCCCTTCTCATCAAAAATAGCGGCGATAACGGCGAGAGCGGCAGCCTCACAGTTACCGGTACAAGCAACGACGGCATACTTATCGTAAGCGGAACCGGCGACGCCTCCCTGAACATCGAGAAGGCCGCTGTCACAAGCAGCACCGATAGTTTCAATAAATCTGGCATCAGTGTGCAGTCCGGTGTGTCTGCCACCAGCGCCCCGCAGCTCTCCCTTGCCGTCGATGGCGGCAGCCTGACCGCCAGCGGCACTGGAGGGCGCGGCGGAATAGATTTTTATGTGGGATCAAGTCAAGCCACCAGTGCCACCACCAGCCTGACCGTCAGTAACAATGCCATCGTGCGGGCGGAAAACGGGATCAAAGCTGAGCGTGTCGATAAACCTACACCATTAGGCACTGGCATCGTCTTTGACGGCACGGCAGGCACCGTGTATGGCAAGGTGGAATTGCAGAAAGACCTTGAAATTGCGAGCGGCGAGACCCTGACCATCCCGAAGGGGTCCAGCCTCAACACCAACAGCAAGCTGACTAACAACGGCACGATCAATGTGGAGAGCGGCGGCGCCGTGACAGGTGAAACAGGCGGCAATGGAACGGTTGTCTCCGCTCCAAAGATTACCACCGAAAGCCTGTCCAGCGGCACAGTAGGCACGACTTATAGTCAGACCCTTGCCGCCACTGGCGAAAACATTACATGGAGTGTCACCAGCGGCAATCTGCCTACGGGGTTGGACCTGAGCGGAAACACCATCTCCGGCACCCCGACGACTGCGGGCACTTCGACCTTTACCGTAAAGGCTGAAAACAGCGCTGGCAGCGACAGCAAGGAATATACGTTAACCATCCAGTCCGCAACGGTTCCTGTCACCGGCGTGATGCTAAGCGAGACTGAGCTTTCCCTGTTCACCGGCAACACCGCGACCCTGACCGCCACGGTGCAGCCGGACAACGCCGCCAACAAAAATGTGACCTGGAGCAGCAATAATGCCGATGTTGCCACCGTGCAGAACGGCACCGTCACCGCCGTGGGCGCGGGCGCGACCACCATCACTGTCCAAACCCAGGACGGCAATCACACCGCCACCTGCCAGGTGAAGGTGACCCAATCGACTTACAGCATTTTCGCCGACACCACGGCGCTCAACTTTGGCAGCGCCTATACAGGATATGCACAACCCGCCGCGCAGACTGTGACCGTGGAAAATACCGGCAACCAGCCCCAGACCCTGACCCAGCCCGCATCCACCAGCAGTTTTGAGGTGGGGAGCCTCTCCAAGTCCGAGCTGGCCGCAGGCGAGGCAGCCACCTTCACGGTGCAGCCCAAGGCCGGGCTTTCCGTTGGTACATATAGTGAGAACATCGCAGTTACCAGTTCTGAGGGTGCAACCGTGACGATCACCGCCAGCTTCACCGTGATGCGGTACAGCAGCGGCGGCGGCTCGTCCACCCCCACCAAGACCCCCAGCGATCAGGCCGTGGACAAGATCGAGAGCGCCAAGGACGGCAGTACGGTAAAGATCACCCTCCGCAGCGGCCAGACCAAGCTGGACAAAGAGGTATTCGAGGAGCTGGCGGGCCGGGATGTGACCCTGGAGATCAGCCTGAGCAATGGTGTCACCTGGACCCTCAACGGCCAAGACATCCCGAAAAACGCCAAGTTCTCCGACCTGGATCTGGGCGTCACCCTGGACGCCTCCACCATCCCCGTCAGCGTCATCAACACCATCACCGGCGAGGTGGACACCATCCAGCTCTCCCTCAAGCACGACGGGGAATTTGGGTTCACCATGACCCTCTCTGCCCCGCTGGGCAAGACCAACGCCGGGTACTGGGCCAACCTCTATTACTACAACAAGGGGACGAAGGCGCTGGAGTTCCAGTCCGCCAGCAGGATTGCCTCCAACGGCACGGCGGAGTTTGCCTTCGACCACGCCTCCGACTACGCCATCGTCATCGACACCGACAGCCACGAGCCGGTGGAGCTGTCCTTCGCCGATGTGCCGGAGGACGCTTGGTATGAGGACGCTGCGGGCTATGTCTACAAGCACGGCCTTATGGCGGGCACCAGCGTTACCACCTTTGCCCCCGATGTGACCACCAGCCGGGCCATGATCGCCACCATCCTCTGGCGCATGGCGGGCAGTCCCGTGGTCAATTACGCCATGAACTACACCGATGTGGCCCAGGGCCAGTGGTACTCCGAGGCCGTCCGCTGGGCCACCAGCGAGGGCGTGGTCTCCGGCTACGGGGATTCCTTCGGCACCAATGACCCCATCACCCGGGAGCAGTTTGCCACCATGCTGTGGCGCTATGCCCAGACCCAGGGCTATGATGTGTCCATCGGTGAGGACACCAACATCCTGTCCTACACGGATGTTGCGGATCTCAGTGAGTATGCCATCCCCGCCATGCAGTGGGCTGTGGGCGCTGGAATCATCAACGGCACCGGCGACGGCTCTACCATCAGTCCCCTGGGCCAGGCCACCCGGGCCCAGGCGGCGGTGATGCTCATGCAATTTTGCGAGGAATATGTAGTCTGGTAA